Proteins from one Scyliorhinus canicula chromosome 22, sScyCan1.1, whole genome shotgun sequence genomic window:
- the rgra gene encoding retinal G protein coupled receptor a yields MVTTEPSIEGFTELEVFALGTALLLEALLGLLLNAITLLSFYKIKELQTPSNLLVASLAVSDSGICLNAFVAAFSSFLRYWPYGTEGCQTHGFQGFLASLASINACAAIAWDRYHLSCSRSRLQWKSTVIVLSIIWGFAAFWAAMPLLGWGEYDYEPLRTCCTLDYSKGDRKFVSFFIPMAFFEFAFPLFILVTSYQSCASKFKKTGQTKFNTGLPFKTLIICWGPYSLLCMYAVIGNVTVISPKLRMLPAVLAKTSPVANAFVYALGNPDYRGGIWSFLTGQKMEPIEMDGKVK; encoded by the exons ATGGTAACTACCGAACCATCGATTGAGGGATTCACTGAGCTGGAAGTGTTCGCATTGGGCACCGCTCTGTTACTGGAAG CTCTTCTCGGACTGCTCCTGAACGCCATAACATTGTTGTCCTTTTACAAGATAAAAGAACTCCAGACACCAAGTAATCTTCTCGTGGCCAGCTTGGCTGTATCCGACTCTGGGATTTGCCTGAATGCATTTGTAGCTGCTTTCTCAAGCTTTCTGAG GTACTGGCCTTATGGAACTGAAGGCTGCCAGACCCATGGTTTCCAAGGATTTCTAGCATCCCTGGCAAGCATTAATGCATGTGCTGCCATTGCCTGGGACAGGTACCATCTAAGCTGCAGTA GGTCAAGACTGCAATGGAAGAGTACAGTGATTGTCCTATCAATTATCTGGGGATTTGCTGCATTCTGGGCCGCTATGCCGTTATTGGGATGGGGTGAATATGACTACGAACCATTGAGAACTTGCTGCACTTTGGATTACTCCAAAGGTGACAG GAAATTTGTCTCATTCTTCATTCCGATGGCTTTTTTCGAATTTGCCTTTCCACTTTTCATCTTGGTAACTTCTTACCAGTCATGTGCGAGTAAATTCAAGAAAACTGGACAAACCAAG ttTAACACTGGATTGCCTTTTAAAACCCTAATAATTTGCTGGGGACCGTATAGTTTGTTGTGCATGTATGCTGTCATTGGAAATGTGACTGTCATATCTCCAAAACTGCGAATG CTTCCTGCCGTCCTTGCAAAGACATCCCCGGTAGCCAATGCCTTTGTCTACGCTCTAGGGAACCCAGACTACAGAGGTGGGATCTGGTCCTTCCTAACGGGACAGAAAATGGAACCCATTGAAATGGATGGAaaagttaaataa